The Dreissena polymorpha isolate Duluth1 chromosome 10, UMN_Dpol_1.0, whole genome shotgun sequence genome includes a region encoding these proteins:
- the LOC127848795 gene encoding uncharacterized protein LOC127848795: MGAKASKGTKAPYAGVQAEAPAVAVGDHLTMESVPEENVDPSTSQEADVLELTAHRGKQTIESVTIDGSYTIVSATVAGARELTTRVIRGKQGIESAVMDGSDVLAAWTEAGALELAAQTTRGRHVIQSCIDAGRADFSAKVNDAKREIRKLKTKKDDKHYYLKCKGKQANI; this comes from the exons ATGGGCGCGAAAGCGTCAAAAGGTACGAAGGCGCCGTATGCTGGAGTGCAAGCAGAGGCACCCGCAGTGGCTGTCGGCGACCACTTAACCATGGAGTCTGTTCCGGAGGAGAATGTGGATCCCAGCACAAGTCAAG AGGCAGATGTGCTGGAACTGACAGCACACAGAGGGAAACAGACAATAGAATCGGTGACAATCGACGGGAGTTACACTATCGTATCAGCTACTGTGGCAGGTGCGCGTGAGCTGACAACACGCGTAATAAGAGGGAAACAGGGCATTGAATCGGCCGTAATGGACGGCAGTGACGTTCTAGCTGCATGGACTGAGGCAGGTGCACTGGAACTGGCTGCACAAACTACCAGAGGAAGACATGTGATACAATCGTGCATAGATGCCGGAAGAGCCGACTTTTCTGCAAAAGTGAACGATGCCAAAAGGGAAATCAGAAAATTAAAGACAAAGAAGGATGACAAGcattactatttaaaatgtaaaggTAAGCAGGcaaacatttaa